A single Vigna radiata var. radiata cultivar VC1973A chromosome 8, Vradiata_ver6, whole genome shotgun sequence DNA region contains:
- the LOC106771481 gene encoding glycerol-3-phosphate dehydrogenase SDP6, mitochondrial, whose translation MTRLRKLGAVTATAIAAAYGGAVVLHDPLISASDYGGNSRLEALRKKVHDPGAVVPAREAQQSVLAAASKSNPLDVLVIGGGATGSGAALDAVTRGLRVGLVEREDFAAGTSSRSTKLLHGGVRYLEKAVFNLDYGQFKLVLHALEERKQVIDNAPHLCHALPCMTPCFSWFEVVYYWIGLKMYDLVAGRQLLHISRYYSTEESVDLFPTLARKVNDRSLRGTVVYYDGQMNDARLNVGLACTAALAGAAVLNHAEVVSLLKDDDGKRIIGARIRDSLTGNEFDTYAKVIVNASGPFCDSIRKMANKNAQQMISPSSGVHIILPDYYSPEGMGLIVPKTKDGRVVFMLPWLGRTVAGTTDSNTSITFLPEPHEDEIQFILDAISGYLSVKVRRGDVLSAWSGIRPLAMDPTAKNTESISRDHVVCEDYPGLVTITGGKWTTYRSMAEDAVNAAIKSGKLSPTSRCVTNNLRLVGGEGWERSSFTVLAQQYTRMKSTHSGKVVPGVMDSAAARHLSHAYGTLAERVAAIAQNESLGKRLAHSYPYLEAEVAYCARNEYCQSAVDFIARRTRLAFLETDAAQKALPRVIEILAKEHNWNDAKQKEELEKATEFLRTFKSSRNAKFHDGKHS comes from the exons ATGACGCGACTCAGGAAACTCGGCGCCGTCACCGCAACCGCCATCGCCGCCGCGTACGGCGGGGCTGTCGTCCTGCACGATCCTCTAATATCTGCCAGCGATTACGGAGGTAATTCCCGGCTCGAGGCCCTCCGAAAGAAGGTGCACGACCCCGGCGCCGTCGTGCCGGCCAGGGAGGCGCAGCAGTCGGTGCTCGCAGCTGCCAGCAAGTCTAATCCGCTCGATGTTCTCGTCATCGGAGGCGGAGCTACCGGTTCTGGCGCTGCTCTCGACGCTGTAACCCGAGGACTCCGTGTCGGGCTCGTAGAGCGGGAGGATTTCGCTGCCGGAACTTCGTCTCGGTCCACGAAGCTCCTTCATGGAG GTGTTCGGTACCTGGAGAAAGCTGTCTTTAACCTTGACTATGGGCAATTCAAGTTAGTGCTTCATGCACTTGAAGAACGGAAACAGGTTATTGACAATGCACCACACCTATGTCATGCATTGCCATGCATGACTCCATGTTTTAGCTGGTTTGAAGTAGTGTACTACTGGATCGGCTTGAAAATGTATGATTTGGTCGCAGGAAGACAACTGTTGCACATATCAAGATATTATTCTACAGAAGAGTCTGTTGATCTCTTTCCCACTCTGGCAAGGAAGGTAAATGATAGAAGTCTAAGGGGCACCGTTGTTTATTATGATGGGCAGATGAATGATGCACGGCTTAACGTTGGATTGGCTTGCACTGCTGCTTTAGCTGGTGCAGCAGTGCTGAACCATGCTGAAGTTGTATCCTTACTGAAGGATGACGATGGAAAACGGATAATTGGTGCACGGATTCGGGACAGTTTAACTG GCAATGAGTTTGATACATATGCAAAAGTAATTGTGAATGCCAGTGGACCATTTTGTGACTCTATAAGGAAAATGGCCAACAAAAATGCACAGCAAATGATTTCTCCCAGCAGTGGGGTGCACATTATACTCCCTGATTATTATTCTCCTGAAGGAATGGGCTTAATTGTCCCTAAAACTAAGGATGGGCGTGTTGTTTTTATGTTGCCGTGGCTGGGAAGAACGGTTGCTGGAACTACAGATTCTAATACTAGCATTACTTTTCTTCCAGAACCACACGAAGAtgaaatacaatttatattggATGCCATCTCCGGTTACCTTAGTGTTAAA GTACGCCGCGGTGATGTTCTTTCTGCTTGGAGCGGCATTCGCCCCTTAGCAATGGACCCAACGGCAAAAAATACCGAGAGTATCTCAAGGGATCATGTTGTATGCGAGGATTACCCCGGTTTGGTCACCATCACTGGTGGCAAGTGGACTACCTATCGGAG tATGGCAGAAGATGCTGTTAATGCTGCTATTAAGTCTGGAAAGCTTTCCCCCACCAGTAGATGTGTGACAAACAATCTCCGTCTTGTTGGTGGTGAAGGATGGGAGCGTTCATCTTTTACAGTTCTTGCTCAACAGTATACACGCATGAAAAGTACACATAGTGGCAAAGTTGTTCCTGGGGTAATGGATTCTGCTGCTGCAAGACACTTGTCTCATGCATATGGAACATTGGCTGAGCGTGTGGCTGCCATTGCTCAG AATGAAAGTTTAGGTAAACGACTTGCACACAGTTACCCTTATCTGGAGGCAGAAGTGGCCTACTGTGCTCGTAATGAGTATTGTCAATCTGCTGTTGATTTCATTGCAAGGAGGACTCGTCTTGCTTTCCTTGAAACTGATGCAGCACAAAAAGCATTGCCTCGTGTGATTGAGATCTTGGCAAAGGAGCACAACTGGAACGATGCAAAGCAGAAGGAAGAGTTGGAGAAAGCTACAGAATTTTTGAGAACTTTTAAATCCTCCAGAAATGCTAAGTTCCATGATGGAAAACACAGTTAG